The stretch of DNA CCTCGTTCCGAAACACGGTCCGAAAGCGCCCGGACCGTGTCGGCGAAGTTGGCATTGTTGATCGACGGGATTGTCACCGCGATGAAATCCGTGCGCTGCGAACGCAAATTGGAGGCGGTGCTGTCGAAGACATAACCGAGTTCCTCGGCAGCATGCAGCACCGCCTCGCGGGTCTCCTGGCTGACGGAACTGTCACGCTTGAAGGCACGCGAAACGGTCATTGGCGAAACGCCGGTTCGCCGCGCCACATCGGCCATCGTCGGGGGCTTGCGGATCGTATCCATTTGCATCCATGTTATCGTTATCAAGACTAGTACAGCCAGTTTGACTCAGAATTGCAAGCGCGTTGTCTGACCCGAAATGATTTCGACGGGCAGGCAGATGCTGTTTGGAACTTTGGCACCTCTGATGCGCGCCAGCAGATTGCGTGCTCCCATGACACCCATCAATCTGCGTGGGGTGGAAACGGTTGTTACCGGCACCGGCAGTACTTTGGTTAACCCGAGCGCGTTAAAGCCGACGATTCCGATGTCCTGTGGAACCTGCAATCCGAGCGACTGGCAAGCCGTTAACCCGCCGAACGCCAGATGATCATTGAGATAGAAGATGACGTCCGGCTTATACTCGCGCGTTTCAGCGAACAACGTTAGCGTGCCGGACCGGCCAGCCTCAAATGCATTCGTCTCGATAGGCCGTGCTATCGCCGCCTCTCGCCTTGTGGTAGTTCCGAAGGCCGCCATGAAACCAGCCAGGCGCTCTTCGGCGCGCGGATCGCGAGATACCGGTGCGCCGACGAAAGCGGGCCGCCGATAGCCAAGTCTGAATACGTACCTCCCTATCGCAAGGCCGGCGGCATGGTGGTCGATGCCCACGCAAATATCGATAGGATCGTCTGTATATTGCCACAACTCGAGAGTGGGTACGCCTCGCAGTTTCAGGCAATGACGCAGTTGCGGATCCGAGTGGGCGCCCGTGATAATCATGGCAGCCGGTCGCCAGGACAGGACCCGTTCAACCCATGCCAGCTCTGCTGCCGGATTGTAGTCGGTTGTATCGATTACTGTTTCATAACCCGCAGACTGGAATGTGCTGCGGGTTCCTTCCAATATTTCCGCGAAGACGTCATTGAATAGTGTCGGAACGGAAATACCAATCAGGTTCGAGCAAGGCTGGCTGAGCGCCCGAGCCGTGCTGTCGGGAACGTAATTCATCACTTCGGCCATCCGCAAGATTGCCGAGCGGGTGCTCTCTGACACGCCTTCGATGCCTCGGAGGGCGCGCGATACGCTCATTGTGCTCACGCCGAGTGCCCTCGCTATATCGACTGTCGTACAACCACGTTTTCTTCGCACCGGCGCCTCCCAGCAACGTTATCGGTAACGCTGATTCCCCAGATCGAAATCTTCCTCGTGTCCAGAATATACGCCATTGTTATCGATAACAAAACCACTGGAGGAACCCTGTGCCGCAGATCGTATTTGAACACGTCACCAAGAGATTTGGGTCGCTTGAAGTTCTGCCGCCAATCGACCTGACCCTGGAGAACGGCGAGTTTACCGTTCTCGTCGGGCCCTCCGGTTGTGGAAAGTCGACCACTCTGAGGATTCTTGCCGGATTGGAACAGTTGAGTGGCGGCGAGATTTATTTCGATGATCGCGCAATCGGTCGGCTGGAGCCGAAGGAACGCGACATCGCGATGGTGTTCCAGGACTACGCGCTGTATCCGCACATGAATATCGCGCGAAATATGTCTTTTGGTCTGCGCCTGGCCCGCGTACCCAGGCCTGAGATCGACGCCCGCGTCCAACGGGTGGCCAAGATGCTGAACATCACACACCTACTCGAGCGCAAGCCGGCGGAACTTTCTGGAGGGCAGCGTCAGCGCGTGGCGATGGGGAGAGCCTTGGTGCGCGATGCGTCGACTTTTCTCTTTGACGAACCTCTGTCGAATCTCGACGCCAAGTTGCGCGCCCAGATGCGAACTGAGCTCGGCGAAATGCGCGACCGGCTGCAAAAGAACATGGTCTATGTCACGCATGACCAAGTCGAAGCAATGACCCTCGGCGATCGCATTGTTGTGATGAACGAAGGAGTCGTTCAGCAACAGGGAACGCCCGAAGAGCTTTTCAAACGGCCGAACAACAAGTTCGTTGCGGGTTTTATCGGCAGTCCGGCGATCAATTTCATCGACGGCATGCTCGTCGAGGAAAAAGGCCGCCTTTGGGCTCGCGGAGCCGGGTTCCTCTTGCCTTTGTCCGAGGAGACGGCAAATCGGGTCCGCCCTCACAAGGCAAGCGAGGTCACACTCGGCATTCGGCCCTCTTCCATCATTTTCGACGCTGCCTCCGGCGCACCCATCGAGTTGCAGGTGGTCGTTTCCGAATATCTTGGAGCGCAAACGACCCTCGTCACGAAGTTGCCAAGCGGCGAGGAGGTGCTTGTCGAATTGCCGTCTGCCATTTCCCCCCGAGCCGGGGACTTGGCGACGTTCGAGGTGGTGACCGACGACATTCTGATCTTCGACCGTACGACCACATTGAGACTTTGATCATTAAAGGGAGGACGAGAATGCGCAGATTAAATACCATTCTAGCAGGGGCACTCGCCGGGATATTGCTACAAACCGTAGCAGCCAGCGCAAACCCGTACGAGGCGTACAAGGGCACCACGCTCGTGGTGAATTTCCCTGCACATCCACACTATGACGCCGTGGTCAAGGTCTTGCCGCAGTTTACGGATGAGACCGGGATCGAGGTCGAGGTCGACCAACTCGAGTATCTTAAGATGCGCGAGAAGCAGACGCTTGAGCTCACCAAAGCCGAGGGCGATTACGATCTGATTTCGTACGTTGTGTTCTCGAAGGCCGACTACGTGTATGCCGATCAACTCGAGAACCTCGCAAAATACTTCATGAACCCGAAGCTTGCCGACCCGACCTATGACGCCGCTGACATTATTGATGGCTATGTGCAGAACATCGGTATCGCAGGCGGTACCAAGGGATACTTGCCGGGACCGACGGGTTCGCTGTTCGGGCTCCCGTTCGGCGCGGAGACTTCAGTTCTTGGCTACCGCAAGGATATTTTCGAGAAGCACGGCTTGAAGGTGCCAGAGACTTACGAGGAGCTCCTGGAACTGGCCTGCCGTATTCCCCAGCTTGAGCCAGGCATGGGCGGACTCGCCAGCCGTGCGGCATCCGGGCAGCATGCGAGTCATGCCTTCCTGTTGCACCTAGCGCCGCTCGGGGGCCGCATCTTCGATGAAAACTGGAACCCGGTCATCAATAACGAGAAGGGCGTAGCTGCGGCCAATGCCCTGAAGAAAATCGTCGACTGCGGGCCAGAGGGGGCCAAGACCTTCGGCTTCGCCGAGGCTGGCACGGCCTTTCTTCAAGGCAAAACCGCTATGTATCTGGACAGCACGGTTTTCGCGGGACAAGTCAACGATCCGACGAAGAGCCAAGTCGTCGGCAAGGTGGGTTGGACGCTGCATCCGAAGGGAGTGCGACGAGGTTCCCAGACGGGCGGCTTCGGTTTGGCTATTCCAAAGAATGCCGCTCACAAGGAAGCGGCGTTCCTGCTCCTGCAGTGGCTCACCTCCAAACATGCCGACAAGCTGATTGCGCTGGAGGGCGGAAACCCGATTCGCCGATCGACGCACGATGACCCGGACGTTAACGCCAAGTTTCCCTACATGGCAACGTTCGGCGAGGCGCTCACTTACGCGGATCCAGACTGGCGCCCCATTATCCCAACCTGGGGAAAGATCAATGGTGATCTCGGAACGGCGCTGAGCAAGGTGCTCACGGAGGGACTTGACGCAAAGACCGCTCTCGACGGGGTTGCCGAACGCGCCCGATCTTCCATGGAAGAGGCCGGCTATTACAGCTGGCAGTAAGGTCAGCATACTTCGCGCTGAACGCGGGCCGGGTGCCGGCCCGCTTGGAATCTACTCGGAGGACATGATGCAGGCCGCCAACGTAAATCGGCTGACCCCTTACCTATTTCTCGCGCCAGCGGCGCTCATTCTTGGCGCTGCGTTGCTCTACCCGATCGGCTACATGATCTATGCTAGCTTCTTGAACTGGAATCCCAGTCAACGGATCGGTGAAGCGGACTGGGTAGGGCTCGGAAACTATCTGAAACTTTTCAGCGACGCCCAGTTTCACGAGAGTGTCGCAGTTACCATCACATTCGCGGGAGTGGTCGTGGCCGCCGAGATGGTGCTGGGCGTCGGCCTGGCACTGCTGCTGGATCGCAATATCCGCGGATTGTCGGTGCTGAAAACCTTGTTCATCCTGCCGATGATGATCGCGCCAATCGTTGTCGGATTGATGTGGCGGTACATGTACCATCCGACGGTTGGCGTCTTCAACCGGACGTTGGTGTCTATCGGCTTCGAGCCGGTCCCCTGGCTGTCCGAGAGCCGATGGGCCCTTACATCTGTCATCATTGCAGACATATGGCAGTGGACTCCGTTCATTTTCATTTTATCGCTCGCGGCCCTTCAATCACTCCCCCGCTCCACATTGGAAGCTGCCAGGATCGATGGGGCGACCGGCTGGCAGCAAGTGCTCTACATCAAGCTGCCGTTGATGCTTCCCGTCCTGGTTGTTGCGACTTTGCTTCGGCTGATAGATGCGTTCAAGGTCCTCGAAGTGATCCTGGTACTGACGAACGGAGGGCCAGGTCTGTCCACCGAGATCGTTTCGCTGCGCATTTCGCGTACAGCGTCAGAGTTTCGCGAGCTTGGGCTGGCTGCTGCAATGTCGAACCTGCTGCTTGTCCTCCTCCTTGGGCTGACGCTTGGCATGTTTGCTTACAATAAGGTGATTGAAGGCCGTGCGGCGCGACTGCGGACCGCAGCTCTGAAAGGCG from Ensifer adhaerens encodes:
- a CDS encoding LacI family DNA-binding transcriptional regulator, producing the protein MRRKRGCTTVDIARALGVSTMSVSRALRGIEGVSESTRSAILRMAEVMNYVPDSTARALSQPCSNLIGISVPTLFNDVFAEILEGTRSTFQSAGYETVIDTTDYNPAAELAWVERVLSWRPAAMIITGAHSDPQLRHCLKLRGVPTLELWQYTDDPIDICVGIDHHAAGLAIGRYVFRLGYRRPAFVGAPVSRDPRAEERLAGFMAAFGTTTRREAAIARPIETNAFEAGRSGTLTLFAETREYKPDVIFYLNDHLAFGGLTACQSLGLQVPQDIGIVGFNALGLTKVLPVPVTTVSTPRRLMGVMGARNLLARIRGAKVPNSICLPVEIISGQTTRLQF
- a CDS encoding ABC transporter ATP-binding protein: MPQIVFEHVTKRFGSLEVLPPIDLTLENGEFTVLVGPSGCGKSTTLRILAGLEQLSGGEIYFDDRAIGRLEPKERDIAMVFQDYALYPHMNIARNMSFGLRLARVPRPEIDARVQRVAKMLNITHLLERKPAELSGGQRQRVAMGRALVRDASTFLFDEPLSNLDAKLRAQMRTELGEMRDRLQKNMVYVTHDQVEAMTLGDRIVVMNEGVVQQQGTPEELFKRPNNKFVAGFIGSPAINFIDGMLVEEKGRLWARGAGFLLPLSEETANRVRPHKASEVTLGIRPSSIIFDAASGAPIELQVVVSEYLGAQTTLVTKLPSGEEVLVELPSAISPRAGDLATFEVVTDDILIFDRTTTLRL
- a CDS encoding extracellular solute-binding protein, with translation MRRLNTILAGALAGILLQTVAASANPYEAYKGTTLVVNFPAHPHYDAVVKVLPQFTDETGIEVEVDQLEYLKMREKQTLELTKAEGDYDLISYVVFSKADYVYADQLENLAKYFMNPKLADPTYDAADIIDGYVQNIGIAGGTKGYLPGPTGSLFGLPFGAETSVLGYRKDIFEKHGLKVPETYEELLELACRIPQLEPGMGGLASRAASGQHASHAFLLHLAPLGGRIFDENWNPVINNEKGVAAANALKKIVDCGPEGAKTFGFAEAGTAFLQGKTAMYLDSTVFAGQVNDPTKSQVVGKVGWTLHPKGVRRGSQTGGFGLAIPKNAAHKEAAFLLLQWLTSKHADKLIALEGGNPIRRSTHDDPDVNAKFPYMATFGEALTYADPDWRPIIPTWGKINGDLGTALSKVLTEGLDAKTALDGVAERARSSMEEAGYYSWQ
- a CDS encoding carbohydrate ABC transporter permease — encoded protein: MQAANVNRLTPYLFLAPAALILGAALLYPIGYMIYASFLNWNPSQRIGEADWVGLGNYLKLFSDAQFHESVAVTITFAGVVVAAEMVLGVGLALLLDRNIRGLSVLKTLFILPMMIAPIVVGLMWRYMYHPTVGVFNRTLVSIGFEPVPWLSESRWALTSVIIADIWQWTPFIFILSLAALQSLPRSTLEAARIDGATGWQQVLYIKLPLMLPVLVVATLLRLIDAFKVLEVILVLTNGGPGLSTEIVSLRISRTASEFRELGLAAAMSNLLLVLLLGLTLGMFAYNKVIEGRAARLRTAALKGEK